From the genome of Naumannella halotolerans, one region includes:
- a CDS encoding replication-associated recombination protein A produces the protein MSEDLFGNSTPEPVRSGPRGGSLDADHDRLPLAVRMRPRSVDEILGQQHLLAPGAPLRRLASGDTAMSVFLWGPPGVGKTTIASVVSRSAKSKFVEVSAVTAGVKEVRQILDTARADLARGEPTVLFVDEVHRFSKAQQDVLLPAVENRIVTLIAATTENPSFSVISPLLSRSLLLTLKPLTDDDIGALIDRAVSDSRGLDGRFELTGEARETLLRMAGGDARRALTFLEESAAGAAADGLEQITTEVIESAIDVVAVRYDKDGDQHYDVISAFIKSIRGSDVQAALHYLARMLVAGEDPRFVARRLMISASEDIGMADPTILPLCVAAAQTVQLIGMPEARIPLAQATVACALAPKSNAAYLALDEAIADVRAGRIGQVPPHLRDAHYAGAEKLGHGQGYLYAHDAPHGVAAQQYLPDELSDARYYRPTDHGREAAMAERLRALDQLLGRVR, from the coding sequence ATGAGCGAGGACCTGTTCGGCAATTCCACCCCGGAGCCGGTACGCAGCGGCCCCCGGGGCGGGAGCCTGGACGCCGATCACGACCGGCTGCCGTTGGCGGTACGGATGCGCCCGCGTTCGGTCGACGAGATCCTCGGCCAGCAGCATCTGTTGGCTCCCGGGGCGCCGTTGCGCCGCCTGGCTTCGGGCGACACGGCGATGTCGGTCTTCCTCTGGGGGCCGCCGGGGGTGGGCAAGACGACCATCGCCAGCGTGGTCTCCCGCAGCGCGAAGTCGAAGTTCGTCGAGGTGTCGGCCGTCACCGCCGGGGTGAAGGAGGTACGGCAGATCCTCGACACCGCCCGGGCGGACCTGGCCCGGGGCGAGCCGACCGTGCTCTTCGTCGACGAGGTGCACCGGTTCTCCAAGGCGCAACAGGATGTGCTGCTGCCGGCGGTGGAGAACCGGATCGTCACCCTGATCGCCGCCACCACCGAGAACCCCAGCTTCTCGGTGATCTCCCCGCTGCTCTCCCGGTCGTTGCTGCTGACCCTGAAACCGCTGACCGATGACGACATCGGAGCGCTGATCGATCGTGCTGTCAGCGATTCCCGGGGACTGGACGGCCGGTTCGAGCTGACCGGGGAGGCCCGGGAGACGCTGTTGCGGATGGCCGGTGGCGATGCGCGGCGGGCCTTGACCTTCCTCGAGGAGTCCGCCGCCGGGGCTGCTGCCGACGGTCTGGAGCAGATCACCACCGAGGTGATCGAATCGGCGATCGACGTCGTGGCCGTGCGCTACGACAAGGACGGCGACCAGCACTACGACGTGATCAGTGCCTTCATCAAGTCGATCCGCGGCTCCGATGTGCAGGCCGCCTTGCACTACCTGGCGCGGATGCTGGTGGCCGGCGAGGATCCCCGGTTCGTCGCCCGGCGGCTGATGATCTCGGCCTCGGAGGACATCGGGATGGCCGACCCGACGATTCTGCCGCTGTGTGTGGCCGCGGCGCAGACGGTGCAGCTGATCGGGATGCCGGAGGCCCGGATCCCCCTCGCCCAGGCCACTGTCGCCTGTGCCCTGGCGCCGAAGTCGAATGCGGCCTACCTGGCCCTGGACGAGGCGATCGCCGATGTCCGGGCCGGCCGGATCGGGCAGGTCCCGCCGCATCTTCGCGATGCCCATTACGCAGGCGCGGAGAAGTTGGGCCACGGCCAGGGTTATCTCTACGCCCATGACGCCCCGCACGGTGTGGCGGCGCAGCAGTACCTGCCCGACGAGCTGAGCGATGCCCGCTACTACCGGCCGACCGACCACGGTCGGGAGGCGGCGATGGCCGAACGGTTGCGTGCGCTGGACCAGCTGCTGGGCCGCGTCCGTTAG
- a CDS encoding alpha/beta hydrolase — protein MTTPETGEDWTVAWSAPLQPDDHLVVLLHGFGADENDLLSLAPHLPAGTVLACPRAPVQLPWGGRAWYPLQLSQTGVVDEPGYATAAAQNAATLNRWLEGLSAERVSVGGFSQGSSVALAAMAQRPTAAADWIVLSGFAVPTGREAPPEAPLPRVFWGRGDADPMIPQRWIESTARWLDGRAELTAKVYPGLAHSIDGRVITDLNAFLQSPA, from the coding sequence ATGACGACACCGGAGACCGGCGAGGACTGGACCGTCGCCTGGTCGGCGCCGCTGCAGCCCGACGACCACTTGGTGGTGCTGTTGCACGGGTTCGGCGCCGACGAGAACGACCTGCTGTCGCTGGCCCCGCACCTTCCCGCCGGTACGGTCCTGGCCTGCCCGCGGGCACCGGTGCAACTGCCCTGGGGCGGGCGTGCCTGGTACCCGCTGCAGTTGAGCCAGACCGGGGTGGTCGACGAACCGGGTTACGCCACGGCCGCGGCACAGAACGCGGCGACCCTGAACCGATGGCTGGAGGGGCTCTCGGCCGAGCGGGTCAGCGTCGGCGGGTTCTCCCAGGGCTCGAGTGTCGCGCTGGCGGCCATGGCCCAGCGGCCCACGGCGGCCGCGGATTGGATCGTGCTGTCGGGCTTCGCCGTACCCACCGGTCGGGAGGCGCCGCCGGAGGCACCCCTGCCGCGGGTCTTCTGGGGCCGCGGTGATGCCGACCCGATGATCCCGCAGCGCTGGATCGAATCCACCGCACGGTGGTTGGACGGCCGGGCGGAGCTGACCGCCAAGGTCTACCCGGGGCTGGCGCATTCGATCGACGGCCGGGTGATCACCGACCTGAACGCCTTCCTCCAGAGTCCTGCATGA
- the aspS gene encoding aspartate--tRNA ligase: MIRTHDAGTLRASDAGTTVTLAGWVARRRDHGGVAFLDLRDVSGIAQVVVRDEVLEASGAHDLRNEYVIKVTGVVELRPEGNANPDLPTGEIEVVTSELTVLNPSAPLPFQIDDRSGVGEETRLKYRYLDLRRKSAGDALRLRSAVNKMARQVLDAHHFTEIETPTLTRSTPEGARDFVVPARLSPGSWYALPQSPQLFKQLLMVAGMERYYQIARCYRDEDFRADRQPEFTQLDIEMSFVDQDDVIALGEEITAALWTLIGVELPRPFPRITYRDAMDRYGSDKPDLRFGNELTEVTEYFADTPFRVFQAEYVGAVVMPGGGSLPRRQFDAWQEWARQRGAKGLAYVTVAEDGTLGGPVAKNITEAEREGLAAQVGAKPGDAIFFGAGERPSSQELLGAARVEIARRTDMIDPDAWAFCWVVDAPLFEPAAQAVAAGDVAVGEGAWTAVHHAFTSPKPEWIDSFDTDPGHALAYAYDLVCNGNEIGGGSIRIHSREVQERVFKVMGLSAEEAQEKFGFLLEAFAYGAPPHGGIAFGWDRVVQLLNGNDSIRDVIAFPKSGGGFDPLTGAPAPITAQQRKEAGVDAKPQRKGDDAPAAPGPGVAGEKSPERAGADQADPATPKS; encoded by the coding sequence GTGATCCGTACCCATGATGCAGGAACCCTTCGCGCCTCCGATGCCGGAACCACCGTCACCCTCGCCGGGTGGGTGGCCCGCCGCCGAGATCACGGGGGAGTGGCCTTCCTCGACCTCCGTGACGTCTCCGGCATCGCCCAGGTCGTCGTCCGTGACGAGGTGCTGGAGGCCTCCGGTGCGCACGACCTCCGCAACGAGTACGTGATCAAGGTGACCGGAGTGGTCGAGCTGCGGCCCGAGGGCAATGCCAACCCCGACCTGCCGACCGGTGAGATCGAGGTGGTCACCAGCGAGCTGACCGTGCTCAACCCGTCCGCGCCGCTGCCGTTCCAGATCGACGACCGTTCCGGGGTGGGCGAGGAGACGCGGTTGAAGTACCGCTATCTCGACCTGCGCCGCAAATCCGCCGGGGACGCGCTGCGCCTGCGTTCGGCGGTGAACAAGATGGCCCGGCAGGTGCTCGACGCCCACCACTTCACCGAGATCGAGACCCCCACGCTGACCCGTTCCACCCCCGAGGGTGCCCGGGACTTCGTCGTACCCGCACGGCTCTCCCCGGGATCGTGGTACGCGTTGCCGCAGAGCCCGCAGCTGTTCAAGCAGCTGCTGATGGTCGCCGGGATGGAGCGCTACTACCAGATCGCGCGCTGCTATCGGGACGAGGACTTCCGGGCGGATCGGCAGCCCGAGTTCACCCAGCTCGACATCGAGATGAGCTTCGTCGACCAGGACGACGTGATCGCCCTCGGTGAGGAGATCACGGCGGCCCTGTGGACCCTGATCGGGGTGGAGCTGCCGCGGCCGTTCCCGCGGATCACCTACCGCGATGCCATGGATCGCTACGGTTCGGACAAACCGGACCTGCGCTTCGGCAACGAACTCACCGAGGTCACCGAGTACTTCGCCGACACCCCGTTCCGGGTGTTCCAGGCCGAGTACGTCGGCGCCGTGGTGATGCCCGGGGGAGGCTCGCTGCCCCGCCGGCAGTTCGACGCCTGGCAGGAATGGGCCCGTCAGCGCGGGGCCAAGGGCCTGGCCTATGTCACGGTCGCCGAGGACGGCACGCTGGGCGGTCCGGTGGCGAAGAACATCACCGAGGCCGAGCGTGAGGGCCTGGCAGCTCAGGTCGGGGCGAAACCCGGTGACGCGATCTTCTTCGGTGCCGGGGAGCGACCCTCCTCCCAGGAGTTGCTCGGCGCGGCCCGGGTGGAGATCGCCCGCCGTACCGACATGATCGATCCCGATGCCTGGGCCTTCTGCTGGGTGGTCGATGCGCCGCTGTTCGAGCCTGCTGCGCAGGCTGTGGCCGCCGGCGACGTGGCCGTCGGTGAGGGTGCGTGGACCGCGGTGCACCATGCCTTCACCTCGCCGAAGCCGGAATGGATCGACAGCTTCGACACCGACCCCGGTCACGCCCTGGCCTATGCCTACGACCTGGTCTGCAATGGAAACGAGATCGGCGGCGGCTCCATCCGTATCCACTCCCGAGAAGTGCAGGAGCGGGTGTTCAAGGTGATGGGGCTGAGCGCGGAGGAGGCCCAGGAGAAGTTCGGCTTCCTGCTGGAGGCCTTCGCCTACGGCGCACCGCCGCACGGCGGGATCGCCTTCGGCTGGGACCGGGTGGTGCAGTTGCTGAACGGCAACGACTCGATCCGCGACGTGATCGCCTTCCCCAAGTCCGGTGGCGGGTTCGACCCGCTGACCGGTGCACCCGCCCCGATCACCGCCCAGCAGCGCAAGGAGGCCGGTGTCGACGCCAAGCCCCAGCGCAAGGGCGACGACGCCCCCGCTGCGCCCGGACCGGGCGTGGCCGGGGAGAAGTCGCCGGAGCGGGCAGGAGCCGATCAGGCCGACCCGGCGACCCCGAAGTCCTGA
- the hisS gene encoding histidine--tRNA ligase translates to MNSRPRALSGFPEFLPVGRIVEQRVLDLLRHEFELHGFASLETRSVEPLSVLAGKGEIDKEVYAVRRLHADEATADELGLRYDNTVPFARYVTEFSGKLNFPFRRYQIQKVWRGERPQQGRYREFTQADIDIVGAGSLATHHDLEIPLVMLGAFARMSDELGLPPVTMHVSNRKLAEGYYRGLGITETGAVLQRIDKLDKIGPEKVAALLTDELGLAAEVADKCLALAEIRSGGVELADRVRALGVEHELLDVGLAELTEVVQTAQTYRPGRLVADLRIARGLDYYTGTVYETVLEGHPELGSICSGGRYDSLADDGKQTYPGVGISVGVSRLLGPLVADGTASASRSVPSVVLVAVTDEEQRGEALAVAAALRANDIATEVAPRADRFGKQIRYAERRGIPFVWFGTDQVKDIRSGEQVQADPTRWEPPAADRTATVKLG, encoded by the coding sequence GTGAATTCCCGTCCCAGAGCACTGTCCGGCTTCCCCGAGTTCCTTCCCGTAGGACGCATCGTGGAACAGCGTGTCCTGGACCTGCTGCGCCACGAGTTCGAGCTGCACGGTTTCGCGTCGCTGGAGACCCGCAGCGTGGAGCCGTTGTCGGTGCTGGCGGGCAAGGGGGAGATCGACAAGGAGGTCTATGCGGTACGCCGGCTGCACGCTGATGAGGCCACCGCCGACGAACTGGGCCTGCGCTACGACAACACCGTCCCCTTCGCCCGCTATGTGACCGAGTTCTCCGGGAAGCTGAACTTCCCCTTCCGTCGCTACCAGATCCAGAAGGTCTGGCGGGGGGAGCGCCCCCAGCAGGGCCGTTACCGCGAGTTCACCCAGGCCGATATCGACATCGTCGGCGCCGGTTCGCTGGCCACCCACCACGACCTGGAGATCCCGCTGGTGATGTTGGGTGCGTTCGCGCGGATGTCGGACGAACTGGGACTGCCGCCGGTGACCATGCACGTCTCCAACCGCAAGCTCGCCGAGGGCTACTACCGCGGGCTCGGCATCACCGAGACCGGTGCGGTGCTGCAGCGGATCGACAAACTGGACAAGATCGGACCGGAGAAGGTGGCAGCGCTGCTGACCGACGAGCTCGGTCTGGCCGCCGAGGTGGCCGACAAGTGCCTGGCCCTGGCCGAGATCCGGTCCGGTGGGGTCGAGTTGGCCGACCGGGTACGCGCGCTCGGGGTGGAACACGAACTGCTCGACGTGGGCCTGGCCGAGCTGACCGAGGTGGTGCAGACCGCGCAGACCTATCGCCCCGGACGACTGGTCGCCGACCTGCGGATCGCCCGCGGACTGGACTACTACACCGGCACCGTCTACGAGACCGTGCTCGAAGGCCATCCCGAGCTCGGTTCGATCTGCTCCGGCGGCCGCTACGACTCGCTGGCCGACGACGGCAAGCAGACCTATCCCGGTGTCGGCATCAGCGTCGGGGTCAGCCGGCTGCTGGGCCCGCTGGTCGCCGACGGTACGGCGAGTGCATCGCGCTCGGTGCCGAGCGTGGTGCTGGTGGCGGTGACCGACGAGGAGCAGCGCGGTGAGGCACTCGCCGTGGCCGCCGCACTGCGCGCCAACGACATCGCCACCGAGGTCGCACCGCGGGCGGACCGGTTCGGCAAGCAGATCCGCTATGCCGAACGCCGGGGGATCCCGTTCGTCTGGTTCGGCACCGATCAGGTGAAGGACATCCGCAGCGGCGAGCAGGTGCAGGCCGACCCCACGCGGTGGGAGCCGCCGGCAGCCGACCGTACCGCCACGGTGAAGCTGGGTTGA
- a CDS encoding DUF349 domain-containing protein: MSESDVPDPGQTPASDKPTRAAAPTPASSPANLAAAADGARSADPRSFGRVDDDGTVYVRTDDGERAVGQVPDATPEEALTFFTRRFDALALEVQLLSTRVGNGTVGPDEARKSASALRKSIAEANAVGDLAALSRRLESLTPVLEEAQAKRREEKARSIAEAKQAKEKMVAEAEKLAAGNDWRGGVNRFRALLDEWRALPRIDKATDDELWHRFSSARSSYTKRRKAQFSQQAKQRAEAQTVKERIIAEAEGLATSTDWGPTAGAFRELMNRWKAAGPAPREVDDKLWARFRGIQDQFFGARNAELDKQNEEFLTNQKAKEELLATYEPKVRPEEDLSGSRAAFREFLERWSEIGKVPREAIRPLDQRVKAMERSLSSVEQAEWKRTDPEARARAEDTAAKLRNQIEELEAKASKAEARGDASAAKKARESAETYRTWLEQAEKAVRDFSA; this comes from the coding sequence ATGAGTGAGTCCGACGTGCCAGACCCCGGCCAGACCCCGGCCAGCGACAAGCCGACCCGGGCTGCCGCGCCGACACCTGCGTCCTCCCCGGCCAATCTGGCGGCCGCGGCCGATGGCGCGCGGAGCGCCGATCCCCGCAGCTTCGGCCGGGTCGATGACGACGGCACCGTCTATGTCCGTACCGACGACGGTGAGCGGGCGGTCGGTCAGGTTCCCGATGCGACACCGGAGGAGGCGCTGACCTTCTTCACCCGCCGCTTCGATGCGCTCGCCCTGGAGGTGCAGTTGCTGTCGACCCGGGTGGGCAATGGCACCGTCGGTCCCGATGAGGCACGCAAATCGGCGTCGGCCCTGCGCAAGAGCATCGCCGAGGCAAACGCGGTCGGCGATCTGGCCGCCCTGAGCCGCCGCCTGGAGTCACTGACTCCGGTCCTGGAGGAAGCCCAGGCCAAGCGGCGCGAGGAGAAGGCCCGCTCGATCGCCGAGGCCAAACAGGCCAAGGAGAAGATGGTCGCCGAGGCCGAGAAGCTGGCCGCCGGGAACGACTGGCGTGGCGGGGTCAACCGGTTCCGGGCACTGCTGGACGAGTGGCGTGCCCTGCCACGCATCGACAAGGCCACCGACGACGAGTTGTGGCACCGTTTCTCCTCCGCCCGCAGCAGCTACACCAAGCGCCGCAAGGCCCAGTTCAGCCAGCAGGCGAAGCAGCGTGCGGAGGCGCAGACGGTCAAGGAACGGATCATCGCCGAGGCCGAGGGACTGGCCACCTCCACCGACTGGGGCCCGACCGCTGGCGCCTTCCGGGAGCTGATGAACCGGTGGAAGGCCGCCGGACCCGCGCCCCGGGAGGTCGACGACAAGCTCTGGGCACGTTTCCGCGGCATCCAGGATCAGTTCTTCGGTGCCCGCAATGCCGAGCTGGACAAGCAGAACGAGGAGTTCCTCACCAACCAGAAGGCCAAGGAGGAACTGCTCGCCACCTACGAGCCGAAGGTACGCCCGGAGGAGGACCTGAGCGGATCCCGGGCGGCCTTCCGGGAGTTCCTGGAGCGCTGGTCGGAGATCGGCAAGGTTCCGCGGGAGGCGATCCGGCCGCTGGACCAGCGAGTGAAGGCGATGGAACGTTCGCTGAGCTCGGTGGAGCAGGCCGAGTGGAAGCGTACCGACCCCGAGGCGCGGGCCCGGGCCGAGGACACCGCGGCGAAGCTGCGCAACCAGATCGAGGAGCTGGAGGCGAAGGCGTCGAAGGCCGAGGCCCGTGGGGATGCCTCGGCGGCAAAGAAGGCGCGGGAGTCGGCCGAGACCTACAGGACCTGGCTGGAACAGGCCGAGAAGGCGGTACGCGACTTCTCCGCCTGA
- a CDS encoding DedA family protein translates to MDLASLMDQITAAVESVAGTWWVYLAIFGFTTIDGFFPPVPSESLVVSLAALSMSSREPSLALLFLAAAGGAMAGDNIAYQIGHVVHPSDDRGPVWLRGPRMQRTFAWARRALDRRGAMMILVARHIPGCRVAVNMMAGATGYPRRRFVALTLVAAVLWAAYGIGIGAVAGHWIKDEPLLAAALAVAVAIVLGVVVDRIFAVVQRRRGRRLPHEAEEPISQS, encoded by the coding sequence GTGGACCTTGCCAGCTTGATGGATCAGATCACCGCAGCAGTCGAATCGGTGGCTGGCACCTGGTGGGTCTACCTGGCGATCTTCGGCTTCACCACGATCGACGGGTTCTTCCCGCCCGTACCCAGTGAGTCCCTGGTGGTGTCGTTGGCGGCATTGTCGATGTCGTCAAGAGAGCCGTCACTGGCCCTGCTGTTCCTGGCCGCCGCCGGTGGCGCGATGGCCGGGGACAACATCGCCTACCAGATCGGCCACGTCGTGCATCCCAGCGACGACCGGGGACCGGTCTGGCTCCGCGGGCCACGGATGCAACGTACCTTCGCCTGGGCTCGCCGGGCGCTGGACCGCCGGGGGGCGATGATGATCCTGGTGGCCCGGCACATCCCGGGGTGCCGGGTGGCGGTGAACATGATGGCCGGCGCGACCGGGTACCCGCGCCGCCGATTCGTGGCGCTGACGCTCGTCGCGGCCGTCCTCTGGGCGGCCTATGGGATAGGTATCGGCGCCGTGGCCGGGCACTGGATCAAGGATGAGCCGCTGCTGGCCGCCGCCCTCGCCGTGGCGGTGGCGATCGTGCTCGGTGTGGTGGTGGACCGGATCTTCGCCGTCGTCCAACGCCGTCGGGGCCGGCGGCTCCCCCACGAGGCCGAGGAGCCGATCAGCCAGTCCTGA
- a CDS encoding RelA/SpoT family protein translates to MRQRLARLGASRSPQMAVLDPLFKVIRSHHPKADTALIERAYRTAEHYHSGQTRKSGDAYITHPLAVTTILAELGMNEPTLCAALLHDTVEDTSYTLAQLEADFGAEVAQLVDGVTKLDKVRYGDSAKAETIRKMVIAMSRDIRVLVIKLADRLHNMRTLQFLRPDKQRRIARDTLDIFAPLAHRLGMNTVKWELEDLSFSVLHPKIYDEIVHLVAERAPSRESFLREVTAQVNADLRDAKIKATVQGRPKHYYSIYQKMVVRGRDFSDIYDLVALRILVDNPRDCYAALGVMHVRWNPLPGRFKDYIAVPKFNMYQSLHTTVLGPRGKPVELQIRTWDMHRKAEYGVAAHWKYKEAKRAGESQALPGDELSWIRSLTDWQSETSDPSEFLDSLRYEINTTEVYAFTPKGDVQALPTGATPVDFAFAIHTEVGYRCIGARVNGRLVPLESALSNGDVVEILTSKAENAGPSRDWLQFVKSPRARNKIRQWFTRERREEAVESGKETLAKEIRKAGLSRLMTQAHLAEAATFHRLRDVDALYAAIGEGTVSAQSVVQRLVGLESAETEEDETDFAAPNRSYRSEPGSGSGVEVDGAGDLWTKLAKCCTPVPGDPIIGFVTRGAGVSVHRRDCTNAASLLAQPERLVDVHWAPNAQSRFLVSLQIEGLDRHGLLSDITRSVTDLHVSIVSASLTTNRDRVCKIKMSFETSDPKHLDALAKAIRRVEGVYDVFRVTS, encoded by the coding sequence ATGCGTCAGCGACTGGCCCGCCTCGGTGCCTCCCGGAGTCCGCAGATGGCGGTGCTGGACCCGCTGTTCAAGGTGATCCGCTCCCACCACCCGAAGGCCGACACGGCGCTGATCGAGCGCGCGTACCGTACCGCCGAGCACTACCACTCCGGACAGACCCGCAAGAGCGGCGACGCCTACATCACCCATCCGCTGGCGGTCACCACGATCCTCGCCGAGCTGGGCATGAACGAGCCCACACTGTGTGCAGCGCTGTTGCACGACACGGTGGAGGACACCTCCTACACCCTGGCCCAGCTGGAGGCCGATTTCGGTGCCGAGGTGGCCCAGCTGGTCGACGGGGTGACCAAGCTGGACAAGGTCCGCTACGGCGACTCGGCGAAGGCCGAGACGATCCGGAAGATGGTCATCGCGATGTCGCGGGACATCCGGGTGCTGGTGATCAAGCTCGCCGACCGGTTGCACAACATGCGTACCCTGCAGTTCCTGCGGCCCGACAAACAGCGCCGGATCGCTCGCGACACCCTCGACATCTTCGCCCCGCTGGCCCACCGACTGGGCATGAACACCGTCAAGTGGGAGCTGGAGGACCTGTCCTTCTCGGTGCTGCACCCGAAGATCTATGACGAGATCGTGCACCTGGTGGCCGAGCGGGCGCCGTCGCGGGAGAGCTTCCTGCGGGAGGTGACCGCGCAGGTGAATGCCGACCTGCGTGATGCCAAGATCAAGGCGACCGTGCAGGGACGACCCAAGCACTACTACTCGATCTACCAGAAGATGGTGGTCCGCGGGCGCGACTTCTCCGACATCTACGACCTGGTCGCCTTGCGGATCCTGGTCGACAACCCGCGCGACTGCTATGCCGCGCTGGGTGTGATGCATGTGCGCTGGAATCCGCTGCCCGGGCGGTTCAAGGACTACATCGCGGTCCCGAAGTTCAACATGTACCAGTCGCTGCACACGACCGTGCTGGGCCCGCGGGGCAAACCGGTCGAGCTGCAGATCCGTACCTGGGACATGCACCGCAAGGCCGAGTATGGTGTCGCCGCCCACTGGAAGTACAAGGAGGCGAAGAGAGCCGGTGAGTCCCAGGCCCTGCCCGGTGACGAACTGTCGTGGATCCGGTCGCTCACCGACTGGCAGTCCGAGACCTCGGACCCGAGCGAATTCCTCGACTCCCTGCGCTACGAGATCAACACCACCGAGGTCTACGCCTTCACCCCGAAGGGTGATGTGCAGGCGCTGCCGACCGGTGCCACCCCGGTCGACTTCGCCTTCGCCATCCACACCGAGGTCGGGTATCGCTGCATCGGTGCCCGGGTGAACGGTCGACTGGTGCCGCTGGAGTCGGCGCTGAGCAACGGCGACGTGGTCGAGATCCTCACCTCCAAGGCCGAGAACGCCGGCCCCAGCCGGGACTGGCTGCAGTTCGTCAAGAGCCCCCGGGCGCGGAACAAGATCCGGCAGTGGTTCACCCGCGAGCGCCGCGAGGAGGCGGTCGAGTCGGGCAAGGAGACGCTGGCCAAGGAGATCCGCAAGGCCGGGTTGTCGCGGCTGATGACCCAGGCCCATCTGGCAGAGGCAGCCACCTTCCACCGGTTGCGGGACGTCGACGCGCTGTATGCCGCGATCGGCGAGGGTACGGTCAGCGCCCAATCGGTGGTGCAACGCCTGGTCGGTCTGGAGAGTGCCGAGACCGAGGAGGACGAGACCGATTTCGCCGCCCCGAATCGCAGCTACCGCTCCGAACCGGGATCGGGGTCCGGGGTCGAGGTGGACGGCGCCGGCGACCTGTGGACCAAGTTGGCCAAATGCTGCACGCCGGTACCGGGTGACCCGATCATCGGCTTCGTCACCCGTGGCGCCGGGGTGTCGGTGCATCGCCGGGACTGTACGAACGCTGCCTCCCTGCTGGCCCAGCCCGAGCGGCTGGTGGATGTGCACTGGGCGCCGAATGCGCAGAGCAGGTTCCTGGTCTCCCTGCAGATCGAGGGCTTGGACCGGCACGGGTTGCTCTCCGACATCACCCGTTCGGTCACCGATCTGCATGTGTCCATCGTCTCGGCCAGCCTGACCACCAATCGGGACCGGGTCTGCAAGATCAAGATGAGCTTCGAGACCTCCGACCCGAAGCATCTGGATGCGCTGGCGAAGGCAATCCGCCGGGTCGAGGGTGTCTATGACGTGTTCCGGGTGACGTCTTAG
- a CDS encoding potassium channel family protein translates to MGVVAGRKGDWRSERILVNLPFRDASPLRQLLVRGLIALGLLTVSTLLVWFDRDAYTDNYDGTVTLIDAIYYSTVTVTTTGYGDITPIAPHSRLINAIVITPLRIAFLVLLVGTTLEVLANQGRRIWIDSHWRKNMRNHTVVVGYGTKGRSAVATLKRHESDLGKVVVIDSNPVGIEDAAYDGVASIHGDGTRRDVLRRAEISKAKEVIITLNRDDAAMLCTLTVRQLNPSAHVVVAVREQENGSLLRQSGADSVVTSSDAVGRLLGLSAVSPDIGTTIEDLLASGEGLEVAERQVRPDEVGRSPLEVNGEQVLGVVRNKTLRRFYDPSVKQLSTGDQLIVVRRSEADAARQRAAGSPAMREGHQRSELD, encoded by the coding sequence ATGGGCGTCGTCGCGGGCCGCAAGGGGGACTGGCGCAGTGAGCGGATCCTGGTCAACCTGCCGTTCCGTGACGCCTCACCGCTGCGGCAGCTGCTGGTCCGCGGGCTCATCGCGCTCGGCCTGCTGACCGTCTCCACCCTGCTGGTCTGGTTCGACCGGGACGCCTACACCGACAACTACGACGGTACGGTGACGCTGATCGACGCGATCTACTACTCGACGGTCACCGTCACCACCACCGGGTACGGCGACATCACCCCGATCGCTCCGCACTCGCGGCTGATCAACGCGATCGTCATCACGCCGTTGCGGATCGCCTTCCTGGTGCTGTTGGTCGGCACCACCTTGGAGGTGCTGGCCAATCAGGGCCGCCGGATCTGGATCGACAGCCACTGGAGGAAGAACATGCGCAATCACACGGTGGTGGTCGGTTACGGCACCAAGGGCCGCAGTGCGGTGGCCACGTTGAAACGCCACGAGTCCGACCTCGGCAAGGTGGTGGTGATCGACTCCAATCCGGTCGGCATCGAGGATGCCGCCTATGACGGGGTGGCCTCCATCCACGGTGACGGTACGCGGCGCGATGTGCTGCGGCGGGCCGAGATCTCCAAGGCCAAGGAGGTCATCATCACCTTGAACCGCGACGATGCGGCGATGCTCTGCACCTTGACGGTGCGGCAGCTGAATCCGAGCGCGCATGTCGTGGTGGCGGTCCGTGAGCAGGAGAACGGCTCGCTGCTGCGCCAGTCCGGTGCCGACTCGGTGGTCACCTCCTCCGATGCGGTGGGCCGGCTGCTCGGATTGTCCGCGGTCAGCCCCGACATCGGCACCACCATCGAGGATCTGCTCGCCTCCGGTGAGGGCCTGGAGGTCGCCGAGCGGCAGGTACGCCCCGATGAGGTGGGCAGGTCACCGCTGGAGGTCAACGGCGAGCAGGTCCTCGGCGTGGTCCGGAACAAGACCCTGCGCCGTTTCTACGACCCGTCGGTGAAGCAGTTGTCCACCGGTGACCAGCTGATCGTGGTCCGCCGCTCCGAGGCCGATGCCGCCCGCCAGCGTGCGGCCGGCTCGCCCGCGATGCGCGAAGGACATCAGCGCAGCGAACTCGACTGA